The genomic DNA AGCCAGTGGAGATCGAGGGCGAACTTGAGGGGTATGAACACCGCGACGGCTGCGGCGAGGGAAATGAGCAGGTTGTACATCGATGGTCCTTTCGTTGGATTGATGCTTTGAAAAGTATAATACAAGAGAGCCGAAGGTCAGGCTCGAAACGGATTAACCGTCCACTGCGGCGAGGGTGCCCTTTTTCTCCATGTACTTGGCCACGATAAGCCGTTTTCCGGGACGCAGGGCGACCCGTTGTTTCAGGTTGTTCCACGACGTGAGGAGCTTGGTTGAGACGTTGAACTTCTTTGCGAGAGCGGAGAGAGTGTCACCCTTCTTAACCGTGTAGTACTTGTTGAACTCCTTTGGCGCCGCCTTCCGTGATGCCACAACTTGCCGTTTATCTGATGGTTCGTCCGTGGCCGGCACAGGAACAAGAAGCACCTTTCCCCGAAGTTTTTTGGTGCTTTTGAGGTGGTTGAGCTCCGTGAGGGCCTCGGCTGTGGTGCCGTAACGCCGGGCCACCGCAGCCAGTGTGTCCTTCTTCTTCATCCGGTACCGGGCGTAGACAATCTTCTCGGTGAACCGCTTATCCTCGGGCACCTTAGCATATTCCGTCTCGAAAAGAGCCTTTTTACCCTTCGGAATCTTTAGCTGGTAGTCCTGGTAATCGGGAGGCGTGCACCAGCGGCGCAGCTCCGGGTTAAGGTCACGCAAGGTCTGGTAGGGAATTTCGATGAGCCGCGCAACCAGTTCCAGATCGGTACGTGACGGAATGGCAACCGTATCGAACTCGATGGGTGGGAGATAGGCTACATCTGCAAATCCGTACTTGGCCGGCTCCTTGGCGATGATCGCAGCAGCCAGGAGCTTCGGCACGTAGTCCTTTGTCTCCGGCTTCAGGTACGATCCCTTGGTCAGCTGCCAGAAGTCCCGGCTGTCGTACATGTTGATGGCGCGCATGATCTTGTTCTCGCCGGCGTTATAGCCGGCCGCCGCCAGGTACCAGTCCTTGTTGAAGAGATCGTATAGCTCTTTCAGGTAGAGGGCGGCCGCCACCGTCGACTTCAGAGGGTCGCGGCGCTCGTCGATCCAGGAGTCGATCCGGAGGGAATAGCGTTTCCCGGTGCCGGACATGAACTGCCACGGCCCAACGGCACTCGCCACCGAGTATGCATGGGGAGAGAAGCCGCTCTCTATCATTGCAAGATAGACAAGATCCTCCGGAAGCCCCTCCCTGCGCAGCACTTCCCGCATCATGGGAATGTAGCGCTCGGATCGGGAAAGCCACCGGGCGAAGGTGTTCCTGGCCTTCGTCTGGAAGTAATTGACGAAGTAATCAACCTTGCTGTTGAGGGTGAGGGGAATGTCGGATTCGGGGAGGACGTCTTCAGGCAGAAGCAGCTCGAAGTCCCCGTCATCCTGGCTTTCATCGACAACGAAGAAATCGGATGCAGCCAGGTCGAGTCCTTCGATAAGCAGAGCCTCCCTCGCCGATGCGATCTGGGTCCGCCCCGCCTCTTCCACGGCTGCGGGAAGGGAGGGAGATGGCTCCTGCGGCAGTGAGGGCTCCTCTGCGAAAGCCGCTGCGGCCCAAAACAGCCCTGCTATAGAGAGCAGCTTATGCTTTATCATTATTCCGCCGTCTGCATTAGGATAGATTTGGAGGGAAGTTCCGTCCCGATTGGGGACGGGCCAGTATAGAAAACTACAGCCGCCTTGTCAATTATCACGGGACCTGGAGCAGCGTCTCATTTGCCCGCCGCGTCCCAGAGACGGTTCTCCATCTCGACCAGGAGCGGCTCGAGGCTGCTCTTGTCCCGGGCGGACACGAAGATCGCCCCTAGACGGCGGGCCAGGTGACGTGCCTTCATGGAAGCCAGCGGATCCTGCTGCTTCATGTCCGGGAGCAGGTCACTCTTGTTGAACACGAGGAGCCGCGGCGTGTCGGCGAGACCGAGATCTGCGAGTATCTGCTCCACCTGACCGATCTGCTCTTCGAATCGGGGGTTGGAGCAGTCCACCAGATGAATGAGAAGGTCTGCGTCCTGCAACTCCTCCAGCGTCGCCTTGAATGCGCCCATGAGCGAAGCAGGAAGCGACCTGATGAAACCTACCGTGTCGGTGATTATGACTTCCCTCTCGCGCGGAAACCGCAGCCGACGGGTGGCGGTGTCGAGGGTGGCGAAAAGGAGGTTTTCCGTAAAGACTTCACTTTTGGTAAGGGTGTTGAGGAGCGTGGACTTCCCGGCATTCGTATAGCCTACGATGGAAACAATGGGGAGCCCCGCCTTGACCCGTCTCTGGCGCCGCTGATAACGCCCGCCCGACAGCTCGTCCAGCTCCCGTTCGAGTTTGGCTATCCGGTCCCGGATGCGCCTGCGGTCCATCTCCAGCTTGGTTTCGCCGGGGCCGCGCCCGCCGATTCCACCCATGAGCCGCGACATCTGGACACCCCGCCCGGTAAGGCGCGGCAGCAGGTATTTCAGCTGTGCCAGTTCCACCTGCACCTTTCCGTCCAGGCTTTTGGCCCGCCTGGCAAAGATGTCGAGGATCAGTTGGCTCCTGTCGATAACTTTCAACTCCGTCATTTCGGAGATCGACCGGATCTGGGTAGGGGAAAGCTCCTGGTCGAAGACGAGGAGCGATGCCCCCAGCTGAAGCGCCCGTATCACCACTTCCCGCATTTTCCCCTCACCCATAAGGTACCGGGGACTGAACTGGCGCGGATGCTGGATTATGGTCGAAAGAACCTCCACCCCTGCAGTGCGGGCAAGCTCCTTCAGCTCCTCTATTGAATCTTCGGCTTCAGCACGTGACTTCTGGGTGACGGAGATAAGAATGCCCCGCTCCTCGGAAGTCTTGACCTCCGCGGTTCCGCGGGCTGCTTTCTCAAGAGACTGCTCCAGGGTGGCGACGAATTCCGCAAAGTCGAGGTGGAAACGGCCGACCGGCTGTGGCGGATCCGTGCGGTACGGTGTTTTTCCCGCTCCCGCAGGAACAAGTTGGCCGATCTGCACTGATGGCTCGGGGGTATCGAGGAGCAGGGCAGCAATGAGGTCGAGGCGCAGGAGGGAAAGGTCGGTCAGGTCATCGTCATTAAGCGGCTCCCCCTTGAGGTGAGTGTGGACGAGCCGCAAGCCACGCAGCATACGCTTCCCGAGCGGGTAGTCGAAGAGTTCGGGAATGAGAAGGGCTTTTTCGTCCCCAACCAGGACGTATTCCAGTTCACCGAACCTGTTGAGTAACACTCCCACCTGGCGCCTGATCTCACGCGATAGAGCGGCCATCTCCCGCACTAGATCCAAGGTGAAGGCTTCGGCCATAGGCACACGGCGCCTGTAGAGCTTCTCCAGCGCCCGGAGCTGGCTCGGTTTCAGACCGGTAAGGTTGCCGTGCAGCTGTTTTATGGATACCTCACTTCGCCGGTCGCTGAAAAACGGTATCTCGCCGCCGTCCTCGAAAGCCTCCTTGTACGGCGTAGCGCTGCTACGCCTCCGCGGGGCTTTCTACGGTGCGACGATCTAACCGTTTTTGAGCAACCTGTTTTGAATGAATCTTCAAAGTCGTGTTAGCAACCCGAGAACCCTTGCAAGCGGCACCAGATTCGCGATGATTCCGTTGAAGGCGACGACCGATGGCCCGCAGGCGTAGTACCCTCTGGGGCATAAACAGCGCTACGTCGAGGAGCCTGAGGAGGAGCCGGCGGCGGAAGCGCGCGAATATGGCGTCGCCTAGAGAAAGTGTATCACAGACCGATGACGTTGTACCCGCTATCAACAAAGTGTATTTCGCCGGTTACGCCGCGGGCGAGGGAGCTGCAAAGGTAGACGGCCGACCCCGCGACCTCTTCCTGGGTGATGTTGCGACGAAGAGGGGCCTTTTCCTCCACGTGTCCAGCGATCTGATTGAAACCGCCGACCCCCGCGGCAGCCAGCGTCTTTATCGGCCCGGCTGAGATGGCGTTGACCCGGATCCCCTCAGGCCCCACCGCTTCGGCCAGGTACCGCACGCTCATTTCAAGGGCCGCTTTGGCAACCCCCATCACATTGTAGTTAGGGAACACTTTCTGGCCCCCGTAGTAGCTCATGGTGAGAACGCTCGCCTCGCGCCCCTTCATCAGGGGTGCCGCTCCCCTCGTAAGGCCGATGAGTGAGTACGCACTGATGTCCAGCGCGGTGGCGAATCCCTCTCTCGTCGTGTTGAGAAACGATCCTTTCAGCTCCTCCTTGTTGGCGAAGGCAACGGAATGGACGAGAATGTCGAGCCCCCCCCAGGCGCTGCCGACCTGATCGAAAGCAGTCTTTATATCCTCATCGCTGCGAACGTCGCACGGCAGCACGAGCTTCGCTCCCACGCTCTCCGCAAGCGGCATTACCCTTTTGGCCACCGTCTCGTTGGCATACGTCAGAATCAGCTCCGCACCTTCCCGTCGAAATGCCTCGGCAATGGCCCAGGCGATACTCTTATCGTTGGCGACACCGAAAATGACCGCTTTCTTACCCTTCAGCAAGCCCATCAAAAATCCTCCTTGTTCCTTTCTTACGGCAGCCGTCCATTGCTGCTCCTCGCCGTCGGCAACCAGAGCCGTCCCGGGCGGCGGGGATTCGTGATACTAATAAAAAAAGGCACGATTCGCAAGAAATATGGCTTTTTTTGTGATAAAGAAAGGGCATGGAACCTTTCAGCCCGAAAATCAAGGGAGCAGCACACCTGGCAAGCCTGGCCGATGTGGACGAGGTGGTGAAGAACCTTACCCGGCTTCTGCACAAATCGGTAAGAAGCGGCTGGGTGGCCGCATATCTGCTGGATCGCGAACGAAGAGCCTTCGGGACATGCCTGAAGTGCGAGCTGCCGGAACGGTATGCCCCGCTGCTCGACACAATGCCTCTCCCTCTCGACAAGGTCCGGCGCCTCTTCCGGAAAAACCGGCACCTGTTCCTGGACGATCAGTCGGTCCGTAATCTCCTTCCCGAAACCTTCGACAAGATGTTGCAGAGACTGCGACTGCTGCTCGTACCCATGATGGTGAGGAACCAGGTAATGGGGGTACTTCTCATAGCCCGCAGCCGCCGGCTCCCCTCCTTCAGCGCCGACGAACTCGGGTTCGTACGTGATATGGTTTCGCACGCCGCGCTTGTCGTCAGCCACATGAGGCTGTTCGACGAATCCCTCGATATGGCCGTTGAGATGGCCAAGGGTATCGACATCATCCTGACCATCGACGAGATCAACAAAGCCATATCCTCGTCGCTGAGCCGCGACAAGATCATCGAGACAGCCATGCAAAGCATAGAGCGGATCGTCAGGTGCGAAGTGGCGGCGCTATTCCAAGAGGACAGGAAGGGACTCCACGTGATCTCCTCTCATGCCTACGGCCCGGAGATACCTCCGGAACTCATGGCAGGGGCGCGACCGGGCAATGGGAGCTCCGCCGTCTGCACTGCCTTCCGCAGCGGCAAGAGCCACTACATTCCCTCCACCAGCCAAACCAGGCACATGGGGATTCTTGACAGAGCCCTGTCGCAAGCGGGGATGCAGTCGCTTCTGGCAATCCCGCTCATCGGCCGGGGAGAGTCGAAAGGAGTACTGCTCCTGGCGCACCGAAAGAGCGAGCAGTTCGGCGGAGAAGCCACATTCGCCATCGAAAAGGTCGCTGCGCAGATGGCGGTGGCACTGGAAAACGCGAAACTCTACGAAGACATGCGGAGCCTCTTCATCAGCACGATTTCCAGCCTTACTAATGTCATAGACGCAAAATCGCCATGGACCAAGGGGCACTCGGAGCGGGTCATGCACATCGCCAGCTCCATCGCGAAGGAAAT from Geobacter sp. DSM 9736 includes the following:
- a CDS encoding lytic transglycosylase domain-containing protein, producing the protein MIKHKLLSIAGLFWAAAAFAEEPSLPQEPSPSLPAAVEEAGRTQIASAREALLIEGLDLAASDFFVVDESQDDGDFELLLPEDVLPESDIPLTLNSKVDYFVNYFQTKARNTFARWLSRSERYIPMMREVLRREGLPEDLVYLAMIESGFSPHAYSVASAVGPWQFMSGTGKRYSLRIDSWIDERRDPLKSTVAAALYLKELYDLFNKDWYLAAAGYNAGENKIMRAINMYDSRDFWQLTKGSYLKPETKDYVPKLLAAAIIAKEPAKYGFADVAYLPPIEFDTVAIPSRTDLELVARLIEIPYQTLRDLNPELRRWCTPPDYQDYQLKIPKGKKALFETEYAKVPEDKRFTEKIVYARYRMKKKDTLAAVARRYGTTAEALTELNHLKSTKKLRGKVLLVPVPATDEPSDKRQVVASRKAAPKEFNKYYTVKKGDTLSALAKKFNVSTKLLTSWNNLKQRVALRPGKRLIVAKYMEKKGTLAAVDG
- the hflX gene encoding GTPase HflX — encoded protein: MAEAFTLDLVREMAALSREIRRQVGVLLNRFGELEYVLVGDEKALLIPELFDYPLGKRMLRGLRLVHTHLKGEPLNDDDLTDLSLLRLDLIAALLLDTPEPSVQIGQLVPAGAGKTPYRTDPPQPVGRFHLDFAEFVATLEQSLEKAARGTAEVKTSEERGILISVTQKSRAEAEDSIEELKELARTAGVEVLSTIIQHPRQFSPRYLMGEGKMREVVIRALQLGASLLVFDQELSPTQIRSISEMTELKVIDRSQLILDIFARRAKSLDGKVQVELAQLKYLLPRLTGRGVQMSRLMGGIGGRGPGETKLEMDRRRIRDRIAKLERELDELSGGRYQRRQRRVKAGLPIVSIVGYTNAGKSTLLNTLTKSEVFTENLLFATLDTATRRLRFPREREVIITDTVGFIRSLPASLMGAFKATLEELQDADLLIHLVDCSNPRFEEQIGQVEQILADLGLADTPRLLVFNKSDLLPDMKQQDPLASMKARHLARRLGAIFVSARDKSSLEPLLVEMENRLWDAAGK
- a CDS encoding HD domain-containing phosphohydrolase; the encoded protein is MEPFSPKIKGAAHLASLADVDEVVKNLTRLLHKSVRSGWVAAYLLDRERRAFGTCLKCELPERYAPLLDTMPLPLDKVRRLFRKNRHLFLDDQSVRNLLPETFDKMLQRLRLLLVPMMVRNQVMGVLLIARSRRLPSFSADELGFVRDMVSHAALVVSHMRLFDESLDMAVEMAKGIDIILTIDEINKAISSSLSRDKIIETAMQSIERIVRCEVAALFQEDRKGLHVISSHAYGPEIPPELMAGARPGNGSSAVCTAFRSGKSHYIPSTSQTRHMGILDRALSQAGMQSLLAIPLIGRGESKGVLLLAHRKSEQFGGEATFAIEKVAAQMAVALENAKLYEDMRSLFISTISSLTNVIDAKSPWTKGHSERVMHIASSIAKEMGLPEAVVERVRLGGLLHDIGKIGIMEALLEKPEVLSEDEFPPLRLHPEKGVAILAPIEQLQDVLSAILYHHERYDGTGYPKGLKGEDIPLEARIVTVADSFDAMVEDRPYHKALTVQEALEELGKNAGTQFDPVVVERFTTYVRRKLTGAS
- a CDS encoding enoyl-ACP reductase, with the protein product MGLLKGKKAVIFGVANDKSIAWAIAEAFRREGAELILTYANETVAKRVMPLAESVGAKLVLPCDVRSDEDIKTAFDQVGSAWGGLDILVHSVAFANKEELKGSFLNTTREGFATALDISAYSLIGLTRGAAPLMKGREASVLTMSYYGGQKVFPNYNVMGVAKAALEMSVRYLAEAVGPEGIRVNAISAGPIKTLAAAGVGGFNQIAGHVEEKAPLRRNITQEEVAGSAVYLCSSLARGVTGEIHFVDSGYNVIGL